In the Paraburkholderia acidisoli genome, one interval contains:
- a CDS encoding sugar ABC transporter ATP-binding protein produces the protein MQDPQQPFFLMSGVSKHYGGAVALDRADLAVRRGRIHAILGENGAGKSTLLKVMSGVVQPDAGTMQLDGREVAFASPAAANAAGIVCVYQELSLIPDLSVADNIFASNPPRRFGMIDRRAQRRQAEAALARAGAADINPLAKVRDLPLSRQQMVELAKGLAREPRILILDEATSALTAADVARVIGVLKRLREEGLALLFISHRMHEVKALADECTVYRNGRHVRSFEAGAHSDNEVVEMMIGRKYQHAFPARPADTDSAAPRGNANPILACRDLAWNDTLRGISFSLRPGEILGLGGLDGQGQRELLLALFGVLRGCAGTIEIDGKRVSIRSPVAARANGIGMALIPEDRKTEGLMLPMSVRENLSFAALDRMSTAGVIDRARQQSAVEKMMTLLAIKSFGVDAAVGALSGGNQQKVVIAKWLVRQPRILLLSDPTRGIDVGTKQEIYQLLRRLADEGAAILFYSTDYDELIGCCDRVLVLYEGHIKQELAGAAITEQNLIASALDLPVAQAAHIATSTGAAP, from the coding sequence ATGCAAGACCCGCAGCAGCCGTTCTTTCTGATGTCGGGCGTGTCGAAGCATTATGGCGGCGCGGTCGCGCTCGATCGCGCCGATCTCGCCGTGCGCCGGGGCCGCATTCACGCGATTCTCGGCGAAAACGGCGCGGGCAAATCCACCTTGCTCAAGGTGATGTCGGGCGTGGTGCAGCCCGACGCGGGCACGATGCAGCTCGACGGCCGCGAGGTGGCGTTCGCCTCGCCCGCGGCCGCGAACGCGGCGGGCATCGTGTGCGTGTATCAGGAGCTTTCGCTGATCCCCGACCTGAGCGTGGCCGACAACATCTTCGCGTCGAATCCGCCGCGGCGCTTCGGCATGATCGATCGCCGCGCCCAGCGCCGCCAGGCCGAAGCCGCGCTCGCGCGGGCCGGCGCCGCCGACATCAATCCGCTCGCGAAAGTGCGCGACTTGCCGCTGTCGCGCCAGCAGATGGTGGAACTGGCGAAGGGGCTCGCGCGCGAGCCGCGCATCCTGATTCTCGACGAAGCGACCTCGGCGTTGACCGCGGCCGACGTGGCGCGCGTGATCGGCGTGCTCAAGCGGCTGCGCGAAGAAGGGCTCGCGCTGCTGTTCATCTCGCACCGCATGCACGAGGTGAAGGCGCTCGCGGACGAATGCACGGTGTATCGCAACGGCCGTCACGTGCGAAGTTTCGAGGCGGGCGCGCACAGCGACAACGAGGTCGTCGAGATGATGATTGGGCGGAAGTATCAGCATGCCTTTCCCGCCAGGCCTGCCGATACGGATTCTGCCGCGCCGCGGGGCAACGCGAATCCCATCCTCGCATGCCGCGATCTGGCGTGGAACGACACGCTGCGCGGCATCAGTTTCTCGCTGCGGCCCGGCGAGATTCTCGGGCTCGGCGGACTCGACGGCCAGGGCCAGCGCGAACTACTGCTCGCGTTGTTCGGCGTGTTGCGCGGGTGCGCGGGCACCATCGAGATCGACGGCAAGCGCGTGTCGATCCGCAGCCCCGTGGCCGCGCGCGCGAACGGTATCGGCATGGCGCTGATTCCCGAGGACCGCAAGACCGAAGGACTGATGCTGCCGATGTCGGTGCGCGAGAACCTCTCGTTCGCCGCGCTCGACCGCATGTCCACGGCGGGCGTGATCGACCGCGCGCGCCAGCAGTCCGCCGTCGAGAAAATGATGACGCTGCTCGCGATCAAGTCGTTCGGCGTGGACGCGGCGGTGGGCGCGCTCTCGGGCGGCAATCAGCAGAAGGTGGTGATCGCGAAGTGGCTCGTGCGGCAGCCGCGCATTCTGCTGCTCAGCGACCCCACGCGCGGGATCGACGTGGGCACCAAGCAGGAGATCTATCAACTGCTGCGCCGGCTCGCCGACGAAGGCGCCGCGATCCTGTTCTATTCCACCGATTACGACGAGCTGATCGGCTGTTGCGATCGCGTGCTCGTGCTGTACGAAGGCCACATCAAGCAGGAACTCGCGGGCGCGGCCATCACCGAGCAGAACCTGATTGCGAGCGCGCTCGACTTACCGGTGGCGCAGGCGGCGCACATCGCGACATCCACGGGAGCCGCGCCATGA
- a CDS encoding sugar ABC transporter substrate-binding protein yields the protein MLSGIQVLRAAATASLALCASAAFAQASIVSGPSSDPTCMVPWKSDTKFVKYPKKNAPYRIALVNGYIANTWRIQMIKTAKAYTAQPAIAARLKEFKVVSTGEDVPAQISAVNNFIDAGYDAIIVDAQNPASFGPAIRRAKKAGVVLIAFDNTLDSEDAINVDVDQYGLGVLWGKWLAQHLPNGGKVLEVRGVAGTSVDTDRHNGIQKTLDATGKKWNLVQVYGKWDDGVAQKAAADAIAVQGHFDGITAQGGDTGVVRAMLDAKHPFVPFGGETENGFRKFCAQYGGQGLKCTSAGSGPAQVAVAIKTALAALDGQTVPVAIKLPLDVTNDTQLKAGVNYFPGESDNFFVGNSFPTCGINFSAQEIMKQSQGNQ from the coding sequence ATGCTTTCAGGAATTCAGGTGCTTCGGGCGGCGGCGACCGCATCGCTGGCGTTGTGCGCGAGCGCGGCCTTCGCGCAGGCGTCGATCGTGTCCGGCCCGTCCAGCGACCCCACTTGCATGGTGCCGTGGAAAAGCGATACCAAATTCGTTAAGTATCCGAAGAAAAATGCCCCGTACCGCATCGCGCTCGTGAACGGGTATATCGCCAATACGTGGCGCATCCAGATGATCAAGACGGCCAAGGCCTATACGGCGCAACCGGCGATTGCGGCCAGGCTCAAGGAGTTCAAGGTCGTCTCCACCGGCGAGGACGTGCCCGCGCAAATCTCCGCCGTCAATAATTTCATCGATGCCGGTTACGACGCGATCATTGTCGACGCACAGAATCCCGCGTCGTTCGGCCCCGCGATTCGTCGCGCGAAAAAGGCGGGCGTGGTGCTGATCGCGTTCGACAACACGCTCGACAGCGAAGACGCGATCAATGTCGATGTCGACCAGTACGGGCTTGGCGTGTTGTGGGGCAAGTGGCTCGCGCAACATTTGCCGAACGGCGGCAAGGTGCTCGAAGTGCGCGGCGTGGCCGGCACCTCGGTCGACACGGACCGGCACAACGGCATCCAGAAGACGCTCGACGCGACCGGCAAGAAGTGGAACCTCGTGCAGGTCTACGGCAAATGGGACGACGGCGTCGCGCAGAAGGCGGCCGCCGACGCGATCGCGGTGCAGGGCCACTTCGACGGCATCACCGCGCAGGGCGGCGACACGGGCGTGGTGCGCGCGATGCTCGACGCGAAACATCCGTTCGTGCCGTTCGGCGGCGAGACCGAAAACGGCTTTCGCAAGTTCTGCGCGCAATACGGCGGCCAGGGCCTGAAGTGCACCTCGGCGGGCAGCGGTCCCGCGCAGGTGGCCGTGGCGATCAAGACCGCGCTCGCCGCGCTCGACGGCCAGACCGTGCCCGTGGCGATCAAACTGCCGCTCGACGTCACCAATGACACGCAGCTCAAGGCGGGCGTGAACTACTTCCCGGGCGAGTCCGACAACTTCTTCGTCGGCAATTCGTTCCCCACGTGCGGCATCAACTTCTCCGCGCAGGAAATCATGAAGCAGAGCCAGGGCAATCAGTAA